A single genomic interval of Fibrobacter sp. UWB4 harbors:
- a CDS encoding sulfate ABC transporter substrate-binding protein, protein MNFKKITIASIALLSIAFTACSSSEEKHEHGKQTLTNVSYDPTRELYANYNKAFAEHWKKKTGNDVEITQSHGGSGKQALEVANGLEADVVTLALEFDVNAVRDAGLIEPGWVKEFPLNSSPYTSTIVFLVRKGNPKNLKDWGDLVKDGIGVITPNPKTSGGARWNYLAAWAWAEKQYNGNEAKVKEFVKKLYKNVLVLASGARGSTTTFIENGQGDVLLAWENEAFLSLKDYPKDYEIVIPSVSILAEPSVAIVDKVVDKRGTRELATEYLNYLYSDEGQHIAAKNHYRPSNKAILDQYKEFDQNVNLIDISYFGGWDKAQSTHFSNGGIFDQIYEKK, encoded by the coding sequence ATGAATTTCAAAAAAATTACTATAGCATCCATCGCTCTTCTCTCCATCGCTTTCACCGCCTGCTCTTCTTCTGAAGAAAAGCACGAACACGGCAAGCAAACACTCACCAACGTGTCGTACGACCCGACTCGTGAACTCTACGCCAACTACAACAAGGCTTTTGCCGAACACTGGAAAAAGAAGACCGGCAATGATGTAGAAATCACGCAGTCTCACGGCGGTTCTGGCAAGCAGGCTTTGGAAGTGGCAAACGGCCTCGAAGCAGACGTTGTCACGCTCGCCCTCGAATTTGACGTGAATGCCGTTCGCGATGCAGGTCTCATTGAACCGGGTTGGGTCAAGGAATTCCCGCTCAACAGCTCTCCATACACCTCCACCATCGTATTCTTGGTTCGCAAGGGCAACCCGAAGAATCTCAAGGACTGGGGCGACCTTGTCAAGGACGGCATCGGTGTCATCACTCCGAACCCGAAAACTTCTGGTGGCGCTCGCTGGAACTACCTCGCCGCCTGGGCATGGGCCGAAAAGCAGTACAACGGCAACGAAGCCAAGGTCAAGGAATTCGTGAAGAAACTCTACAAGAACGTACTCGTGCTCGCTTCTGGCGCTCGCGGCTCTACGACGACATTCATCGAAAACGGCCAGGGTGACGTTTTGCTCGCTTGGGAAAACGAAGCATTCCTCTCGCTCAAGGACTACCCCAAGGACTACGAAATCGTCATCCCCAGCGTGAGCATTTTGGCTGAACCGTCTGTCGCTATTGTAGACAAGGTTGTTGACAAGCGCGGCACCCGCGAACTCGCTACCGAATACTTGAACTACCTCTACTCTGATGAAGGCCAACACATTGCCGCAAAGAATCACTACCGTCCGTCCAACAAGGCCATTCTTGACCAGTACAAGGAATTTGACCAGAACGTGAACCTGATTGACATCAGCTACTTCGGCGGTTGGGATAAGGCTCAAAGCACACACTTCTCCAACGGCGGAATCTTCGACCAGATTTACGAAAAGAAATAA
- a CDS encoding sulfate adenylyltransferase subunit 1: MKGLLKFITCGSVDDGKSTLIGHILYDSKLLYTDQEKALELDSKVGSRSGKIDYSLLLDGLMAEREQGITIDVAYRYFTTDHRSFIVADTPGHEEYTRNMAVGASFADLAVILVDASQGVLVQTRRHARICRLMGIRHFVFAVNKMDLVGYSEEVFNKIKVQIAELAQTHSLSNIQVIPLSATEGDNVTIKSKNIAWYQGPALLEYLENVDTSSSAQEKGFYMPVQRVSRPDRTFRGFQGQIESGAVRVGDVIKSLPSYEKASVKSILYTNKNVEEAHAGEPVTITLDREVDVSRGCVLARDASIGSYKKIKASLLWMDDEPLSLGKDYLVKIGTKIIPGTLTKIDYAIDVNSGAHLEAESISKNGIAVCEIVFAEAIVVDLFEKHKTLGELILIDRVTHATAACGVVEGLYEKQLQTLEKAAFVQGERHGRGEIFEEFFYDTSTLSVVKQQPVKQHYTVGDEIPTSGESYHYPDDFDIIILRDSVAVKVRGKRIAEITTAEEYRYGNVPVINGRGFEIKVHSDEDVKQLLNEYEKAGIAGREEFFRKWASFNTYRKVVLH, from the coding sequence ATGAAAGGTTTATTGAAGTTTATTACTTGCGGTAGCGTTGACGACGGAAAATCAACCCTTATCGGTCATATTCTTTACGATTCCAAATTGCTTTACACCGACCAAGAAAAAGCATTGGAATTGGATAGTAAAGTCGGTAGCCGCAGCGGAAAGATTGACTATTCGCTTTTGCTCGACGGTCTCATGGCTGAACGCGAACAAGGCATTACCATAGATGTCGCGTACCGCTATTTTACAACGGACCATCGCAGTTTTATTGTTGCCGATACACCGGGGCATGAAGAATACACACGCAACATGGCGGTAGGTGCATCATTTGCCGACCTCGCCGTGATTCTCGTAGATGCATCGCAGGGTGTTCTCGTGCAGACGCGTAGACACGCCCGCATTTGCAGACTGATGGGCATCCGCCACTTCGTCTTTGCCGTGAACAAGATGGATCTTGTGGGTTACAGCGAAGAGGTATTCAATAAAATCAAGGTGCAAATTGCAGAACTTGCACAAACCCATTCCTTGAGCAACATCCAAGTTATTCCGCTTTCGGCAACGGAAGGCGACAACGTCACCATCAAATCGAAAAATATTGCATGGTATCAAGGCCCCGCATTGCTTGAATACCTTGAAAATGTCGATACATCAAGCTCTGCGCAAGAAAAGGGATTTTACATGCCCGTGCAGCGCGTGAGCCGTCCCGACCGTACATTCCGCGGATTCCAGGGGCAGATTGAATCAGGAGCAGTTCGAGTCGGAGATGTCATCAAATCACTCCCGAGTTACGAAAAAGCATCCGTCAAAAGCATTCTCTACACAAACAAGAATGTCGAAGAAGCCCACGCTGGCGAACCGGTAACGATCACGCTTGATCGCGAAGTTGACGTATCAAGAGGTTGCGTACTCGCTAGAGATGCAAGCATCGGTAGCTACAAGAAAATCAAGGCTTCGCTCTTGTGGATGGATGACGAGCCACTTTCGCTAGGCAAAGACTACCTCGTCAAAATCGGGACAAAGATTATTCCCGGAACACTCACGAAAATTGACTACGCCATTGACGTAAATTCGGGAGCGCACTTGGAAGCCGAAAGCATTTCCAAGAACGGGATCGCCGTCTGCGAAATTGTTTTTGCCGAAGCCATTGTCGTTGATCTTTTTGAAAAGCACAAAACGCTTGGCGAGCTCATTCTCATTGACCGCGTAACGCACGCGACAGCCGCCTGTGGCGTTGTGGAAGGACTCTACGAAAAGCAACTTCAAACTCTCGAAAAGGCAGCATTCGTGCAAGGCGAGCGCCATGGTCGCGGAGAAATTTTTGAAGAATTTTTCTACGACACATCAACGCTCTCTGTCGTAAAACAGCAACCCGTAAAGCAACACTACACTGTAGGCGACGAAATACCCACCTCAGGCGAAAGCTACCACTACCCTGACGATTTCGACATCATCATCTTGCGCGACAGTGTCGCCGTCAAGGTTCGCGGCAAGCGCATTGCAGAAATTACCACGGCAGAAGAATACCGCTACGGCAACGTTCCCGTCATCAACGGGCGCGGCTTTGAAATCAAGGTCCATTCCGATGAAGACGTGAAGCAGCTGCTCAACGAATACGAAAAAGCAGGTATCGCAGGCCGTGAAGAATTCTTCCGCAAGTGGGCTTCATTTAATACATATCGTAAAGTCGTATTGCATTAA
- the cysD gene encoding sulfate adenylyltransferase subunit CysD, whose translation MSEFSHLDELEAEAIYIIREVAAECEKPVMLYSIGKDSSVMLHLAIKAFYPEKPPFPFLHVNTTWKFREMIEFRDRIAKKYGIEMLEHINQDGVKQGINPFDHGAAYTDIMKTQALKQALNKYGFTAAFGGGRRDEEKSRAKERIFSFRNSAHAWDPKNQRPEMWKLYNTKINKGESIRVFPISNWTEKDIWQYIKRENIDIVPLYFAAPRPVVVRDGNIIMVDDERFPLREGEKPEIKSVRFRTLGCYPLTGGIESTATTLDEIIDETLSAVSSERTSRVIDNEAAGSMERRKREGYF comes from the coding sequence GTGAGCGAATTTTCACACCTCGACGAGCTGGAAGCCGAAGCCATTTACATCATCCGCGAAGTCGCCGCTGAATGCGAAAAGCCGGTGATGCTTTATTCCATTGGCAAGGACAGTTCTGTCATGCTGCATTTAGCCATCAAGGCTTTCTACCCCGAAAAGCCTCCTTTCCCGTTTTTGCACGTCAATACGACCTGGAAATTCCGCGAAATGATTGAATTTCGCGATAGGATTGCAAAAAAATACGGCATTGAAATGCTGGAGCATATCAACCAGGATGGCGTCAAACAGGGCATCAACCCATTTGACCACGGTGCTGCCTATACCGACATCATGAAGACGCAGGCATTAAAGCAGGCACTGAACAAGTACGGTTTTACAGCCGCATTTGGCGGAGGTCGCCGCGACGAAGAAAAGTCCCGCGCCAAGGAACGCATTTTTTCGTTCCGCAATTCAGCACACGCTTGGGACCCGAAAAACCAGCGTCCGGAAATGTGGAAGCTTTACAACACCAAAATCAACAAGGGCGAAAGCATCCGTGTTTTCCCGATTTCGAACTGGACCGAAAAAGATATTTGGCAGTACATCAAGCGCGAAAATATTGACATCGTCCCGCTTTACTTTGCAGCCCCACGCCCAGTCGTTGTACGCGATGGCAACATCATCATGGTCGATGACGAACGATTCCCTTTGCGTGAAGGCGAAAAGCCAGAAATCAAGTCAGTGCGATTCCGTACGCTCGGTTGCTACCCGCTTACAGGCGGCATAGAATCAACAGCTACAACGCTTGACGAAATCATTGACGAAACTTTGAGCGCCGTATCTTCGGAAAGAACATCGCGCGTGATTGACAACGAAGCCGCCGGCAGCATGGAACGCCGCAAGAGGGAGGGCTATTTCTAA
- a CDS encoding ferredoxin family protein: MSISIDQSKCIGCRRCHDVCPGTLIKINEDKKAFIKYPKDCWGCTSCIKECPVHAIQFFLGEDIGGKGSKVHTEKVNGLIRWIVEFPDGSVKSIDIDPKESNKY, from the coding sequence ATGAGCATCAGCATTGATCAAAGCAAATGTATCGGCTGCAGGAGATGCCACGACGTATGCCCCGGTACGCTAATCAAGATAAATGAAGACAAAAAAGCATTTATCAAATACCCCAAAGATTGCTGGGGTTGCACATCGTGCATCAAGGAATGCCCTGTTCACGCCATCCAATTTTTCCTCGGTGAAGACATTGGCGGCAAGGGAAGCAAGGTACATACCGAAAAAGTAAACGGTCTAATTCGCTGGATTGTGGAATTCCCAGACGGGAGCGTCAAATCCATTGACATTGACCCTAAAGAATCAAATAAATACTAG
- a CDS encoding adenylyl-sulfate reductase subunit alpha, giving the protein MNIEKIKTDLLIIGGGTAGCYAAITAAARNSGKSQDLKILIVEKANIKRSGCLAAGVNALNAYITEGRTPKDYVEYAKKDADGIVREDLLYSISEKFNEVTAHLEKLGLVILKDKDGKYVTRGNRNIKINGENIKPILAAAVAKLPFVQVLNHVNVIDFSVHDNRIDGAFGFGIENGTFYAIEAKAVIIATGGAAGLYRPNNPGFSRHKMWYPPFNTGAGYAMGIRHGAEMTTFEMRFIALRCKDTIAPTGTLAQGVGAKQVNSLGEVYETKYGISTSERVYGTVAENLAGRGPCYLRTKGISAVQEESLLKAYLNMAPSQTIRWLENETPSKANVEIEGTEPYIVGGHTASGYWVDTKRATTIEGLYAAGDVAGGCPQKYVTGALAEGEIAAKSAVEYINAVDCRTPLQGVRNDVDADPREDVDAKATIKEAEIARHVAEIETYLSQKNSLYTTEQLEEAMQIAMDEYAGGIKTGYGYSEKHLNIAKEKIDEIESLTDKLSAADLQEVMYIYELKERLTVCKSVIAHLKARHETRWHSFAENLDYPEKDNEHFRKYVNSRLENGEIKIILRDLTAEGQKNYEHQH; this is encoded by the coding sequence ATGAATATTGAAAAAATAAAAACAGACTTGCTAATCATCGGTGGCGGGACTGCTGGGTGTTACGCAGCCATTACAGCCGCAGCACGGAATTCGGGCAAATCGCAAGACTTGAAAATTCTCATCGTCGAAAAGGCGAACATCAAGCGAAGCGGTTGCCTTGCAGCCGGTGTAAACGCACTGAACGCTTACATCACCGAAGGCCGTACGCCAAAGGATTACGTGGAATACGCAAAGAAAGACGCCGATGGAATCGTGCGTGAAGACCTCCTGTATTCCATTTCCGAGAAGTTCAATGAAGTCACAGCGCATTTGGAAAAGCTCGGACTTGTCATCTTAAAAGACAAGGACGGCAAATACGTCACGCGCGGGAATCGCAACATCAAGATTAACGGTGAAAACATCAAGCCGATTCTTGCAGCCGCTGTCGCAAAATTGCCATTTGTGCAAGTGCTAAATCATGTGAATGTCATCGACTTTTCGGTACATGACAACCGCATTGACGGAGCTTTCGGTTTCGGCATTGAAAACGGAACGTTTTATGCTATTGAAGCAAAAGCGGTCATTATCGCTACCGGCGGAGCAGCAGGGCTTTACCGCCCGAACAATCCAGGATTTTCAAGGCACAAAATGTGGTATCCGCCATTCAACACGGGTGCGGGCTACGCCATGGGAATCCGTCACGGTGCCGAGATGACAACTTTCGAGATGCGTTTTATTGCGCTCCGTTGCAAGGACACAATCGCCCCGACGGGAACTCTCGCGCAAGGCGTTGGAGCAAAGCAGGTGAATTCGCTCGGAGAAGTTTACGAAACGAAATACGGCATTTCAACTTCCGAACGCGTTTACGGAACCGTTGCTGAAAATTTAGCCGGTCGAGGTCCCTGCTACTTGAGGACAAAAGGAATTTCGGCCGTACAAGAAGAATCGCTTTTAAAGGCGTACCTGAACATGGCTCCTTCGCAAACAATTCGCTGGCTCGAAAACGAAACGCCCTCCAAAGCAAATGTCGAAATTGAAGGTACTGAACCTTACATTGTAGGCGGCCACACGGCTAGCGGTTACTGGGTCGATACTAAGCGCGCCACAACCATCGAAGGGCTTTACGCAGCTGGCGATGTTGCAGGCGGATGTCCGCAAAAGTATGTGACGGGCGCACTTGCCGAAGGCGAAATTGCGGCAAAGTCGGCGGTGGAATATATCAATGCGGTAGATTGCCGCACCCCCTTACAGGGGGTTCGCAATGACGTAGATGCAGATCCTCGCGAAGACGTAGACGCCAAAGCAACCATCAAGGAAGCAGAAATCGCCCGACATGTCGCAGAAATCGAAACATATTTATCGCAGAAAAACTCGCTGTACACTACAGAACAACTTGAAGAAGCCATGCAAATAGCCATGGACGAATATGCAGGCGGAATCAAGACGGGCTATGGCTACAGCGAAAAGCATCTCAATATTGCCAAAGAAAAAATTGACGAAATTGAAAGCCTTACAGACAAGCTTAGCGCAGCCGATTTGCAAGAAGTGATGTACATCTACGAACTCAAGGAACGTCTAACAGTTTGCAAGAGCGTGATAGCCCACCTCAAGGCACGTCACGAAACACGTTGGCATAGTTTTGCAGAAAACCTGGACTACCCCGAAAAGGACAACGAACATTTCCGCAAGTACGTGAATTCCCGCCTCGAAAACGGCGAAATCAAAATCATCTTGCGCGACCTTACCGCAGAAGGGCAAAAGAACTATGAGCATCAGCATTGA
- a CDS encoding 4Fe-4S binding protein, which produces MAADYSTLKKGGFMRQKQKNNFSLRLRVVGGNLTATQLAKIAEVADKYGDGHVHLTSRQSVEIPFIKLDQVDDVKNALAEGGVEPGVCGARVRTVTACQGEAICPSGCIDTYAIAKELDDRYFARELPHKFKFGVTGCQNNCLKAEENDVGIKGAIKVDWLQDKCIGCGLCAKVCRRGAIKIEDKKVIFDKEKCNYCGRCYKSCPTDAWSDTHGYIVSFGGLFGNSINKGETIIPFIEDKQKLLDICDAAIQFFADNAKSGERFKYTIDRIGHDVFAEKIREVYNK; this is translated from the coding sequence ATGGCAGCAGATTATTCTACACTCAAGAAAGGCGGATTCATGCGTCAGAAGCAGAAGAACAACTTCTCGCTTCGTTTGCGCGTGGTCGGCGGAAACCTTACCGCAACACAGCTTGCAAAAATTGCGGAAGTCGCTGACAAATACGGCGACGGTCACGTACACTTGACCTCAAGACAGAGCGTTGAAATTCCATTTATTAAGCTGGATCAAGTTGACGATGTAAAAAACGCACTCGCTGAAGGTGGCGTTGAACCAGGCGTTTGCGGCGCACGCGTGAGAACGGTGACGGCATGCCAAGGCGAAGCCATCTGCCCAAGCGGATGCATTGACACCTACGCCATCGCCAAGGAACTGGACGACCGCTATTTTGCCCGCGAACTTCCACACAAGTTTAAATTCGGCGTAACGGGTTGTCAGAACAACTGCCTCAAAGCCGAAGAAAACGACGTCGGCATCAAGGGCGCCATCAAGGTGGATTGGTTGCAAGACAAGTGTATCGGTTGTGGGCTCTGTGCAAAAGTTTGTCGCAGGGGCGCTATCAAAATCGAAGACAAAAAAGTCATTTTCGACAAAGAAAAGTGCAATTACTGCGGTCGTTGCTACAAGTCCTGCCCCACCGACGCCTGGAGCGATACACACGGATACATCGTATCGTTTGGCGGACTTTTCGGCAACAGCATCAACAAGGGCGAAACCATTATTCCGTTCATCGAAGACAAACAAAAACTTTTGGATATTTGCGATGCCGCCATCCAGTTCTTTGCGGACAACGCCAAGAGTGGCGAACGTTTCAAGTACACAATTGACCGTATCGGTCATGATGTTTTCGCAGAAAAAATACGAGAAGTTTATAACAAGTAA
- a CDS encoding DsrE/DsrF/DrsH-like family protein, with protein MSEVKNFSAKDFYKIDLKNSTLLDVREPSEVLVRPVNGAIQIPFFELSKRIDSIPKDKPVYVFCTTGDRSEQVAEILADRDFDVYNVEGGLNAVPKAHFVDAKNLSCPGPIVKVDEVVRDALVGDEIQVEATEKAFALDVKTWCERTGNELKSLNEKDGVIYATIIKRNAPVAEKREFEHAKTFVVFSGDLDKAIASFIMANGAAAMGRPVTMFFTFWGVSLLRRPEKVRVKKSFIGKMFSLMLPRGSKKLGLSRMNFGGLGAKMIRAVMKQNGVSSLEELIENARQKAVKFVACQMSMELMGIAPEELIDGVELGGVATMLGSTEKSDLTYFI; from the coding sequence ATGTCTGAAGTGAAGAATTTTTCTGCGAAAGATTTTTACAAGATTGATTTGAAAAACTCAACGTTGCTCGATGTTCGCGAACCAAGCGAAGTCCTTGTACGGCCTGTGAATGGCGCAATCCAGATTCCATTTTTTGAACTTTCAAAAAGAATAGATTCTATCCCCAAAGACAAGCCTGTTTACGTGTTCTGCACAACTGGAGACCGTTCTGAACAGGTTGCCGAAATTCTTGCCGATCGTGATTTTGACGTGTATAATGTCGAAGGCGGGCTTAACGCCGTACCTAAGGCTCATTTTGTAGATGCTAAAAATCTTAGCTGCCCAGGGCCGATCGTAAAGGTTGATGAGGTGGTGCGTGACGCTTTAGTCGGCGATGAAATCCAGGTCGAAGCGACTGAAAAAGCTTTTGCGCTCGATGTCAAAACTTGGTGCGAACGTACCGGAAATGAATTGAAATCGCTCAATGAAAAAGATGGCGTTATTTATGCGACCATCATCAAGCGAAATGCTCCCGTCGCTGAAAAACGGGAATTTGAACATGCGAAGACTTTTGTCGTTTTCAGTGGCGATTTAGATAAGGCGATTGCGTCGTTCATCATGGCAAATGGCGCTGCCGCAATGGGTCGCCCGGTGACAATGTTCTTTACGTTCTGGGGCGTAAGCCTTTTGCGTAGACCTGAAAAGGTTCGCGTCAAAAAATCGTTCATCGGTAAAATGTTCAGTTTGATGCTCCCGCGTGGTTCCAAAAAGCTTGGACTTTCTCGCATGAATTTTGGCGGTCTTGGCGCAAAGATGATTCGTGCGGTGATGAAACAGAACGGAGTCTCTTCACTCGAAGAACTGATTGAAAACGCAAGGCAAAAAGCCGTAAAGTTTGTCGCTTGCCAAATGTCGATGGAACTGATGGGAATCGCTCCCGAAGAACTGATTGACGGCGTAGAACTTGGCGGTGTCGCGACAATGCTTGGCTCCACCGAAAAATCGGACTTGACCTACTTTATTTAG
- a CDS encoding sulfate ABC transporter substrate-binding protein, which produces MNLHFFKTVFAVALVAGAGCFFGCSSEKAPEIENNSLVNVSYDPTREFYSNYNHIFMKHWKETTGKDVKITQFHGGSGKQALEVVNGLEADVVTLALEYDVNIVRDAGLIENGWVKEFPRNSAPYTSTIVFLVRKGNPKKIKDWNDLVKDGIGIITPNPKTSGGARWNYLAAWAYAEKQFNGDEEQVKGFMKKLYKNVLDLASGARGSTNTFIEERKGDVLLSWENEAFLSLKDYPKEYEIVMPSVSVLAEPSVAIVDKIVDKRNTRKLATEYLNYLYSDEAQLVAAKHHYRPTNKAILDEYKEFDQNVNLITIEHFGGWDKAQAKHFADGAIFDQIR; this is translated from the coding sequence ATGAATCTGCATTTTTTCAAGACAGTTTTTGCAGTGGCGCTGGTGGCGGGCGCGGGTTGTTTTTTCGGTTGCAGTTCGGAAAAGGCTCCCGAGATTGAGAACAACTCGCTTGTCAATGTGTCTTACGATCCGACGCGTGAATTCTATTCCAATTACAATCATATTTTCATGAAGCATTGGAAAGAGACGACCGGCAAAGATGTGAAGATTACGCAGTTTCATGGCGGTTCGGGCAAGCAGGCGCTTGAGGTGGTGAACGGGCTTGAGGCAGATGTGGTCACGCTCGCACTGGAATACGATGTGAACATTGTCCGTGACGCTGGGCTTATTGAAAACGGCTGGGTCAAGGAATTTCCACGCAACAGCGCTCCTTACACTTCGACGATAGTGTTTCTCGTGCGCAAGGGGAATCCCAAGAAAATCAAGGACTGGAACGATCTCGTCAAGGACGGCATCGGCATCATCACGCCAAATCCCAAAACTTCGGGCGGTGCGCGCTGGAATTATCTCGCGGCTTGGGCTTATGCAGAAAAACAGTTTAACGGAGATGAGGAGCAAGTCAAAGGTTTCATGAAGAAGCTTTACAAGAATGTTCTTGACCTCGCTTCGGGTGCGCGCGGTTCTACAAACACGTTCATTGAAGAACGCAAGGGCGACGTGTTGCTTTCTTGGGAAAATGAGGCTTTCCTTTCGCTCAAGGATTACCCCAAGGAATATGAAATCGTGATGCCGAGTGTGAGCGTTTTGGCAGAGCCTTCTGTCGCGATTGTAGACAAAATTGTAGACAAACGCAACACACGTAAACTAGCGACGGAATACCTGAATTATCTATACTCCGATGAAGCGCAGCTTGTTGCGGCAAAGCATCATTACCGTCCGACAAACAAGGCGATTCTTGACGAGTACAAGGAATTTGACCAGAACGTCAACCTGATTACGATTGAGCATTTTGGCGGTTGGGACAAGGCGCAAGCCAAGCACTTTGCCGATGGAGCTATTTTCGACCAAATTCGCTAA
- a CDS encoding DNA cytosine methyltransferase, producing the protein MTPYSRHIDKTLAIKITEKPVVLDLFAGCGGLSLGFESAGFETIGYEMVAEAAETYNKNLKGRCFCEKLSPGFIYPQNKKIDIVIGGPPCQPFSVFGNQLGMKDVRDGFPIFIDAVKRIKPKVFMFENVRNLAFSHKDYLELILTELRNLGYIISYKVMNASRFGVPQNRERLIVVGHKSQFIFPKELQKSVTVGDALGDIMEMVTDEKMILTPRQDEYIAAYEKKSHCVRPRDLHPELPSRTVTCRNLAGATSDMLRVKLKDGRRKRISVREAARLQSFPDWFDFAGNESRQFYQIGNAVPPMLAHHIALAIKETYYKPCKSLSEIQSINEAECYSYDLFARVGT; encoded by the coding sequence ATGACTCCATATTCTCGACATATAGATAAAACTTTAGCAATCAAGATTACAGAAAAACCTGTAGTTTTAGATTTATTTGCTGGATGTGGTGGTCTTTCTCTGGGATTTGAATCTGCTGGGTTTGAGACTATTGGCTATGAAATGGTTGCGGAGGCGGCTGAAACATATAACAAGAATCTTAAAGGACGCTGCTTCTGCGAAAAACTTTCTCCAGGATTTATATATCCCCAAAACAAAAAAATAGATATTGTGATAGGCGGACCTCCGTGCCAACCTTTTAGTGTTTTTGGAAATCAACTTGGAATGAAAGATGTTCGAGATGGTTTTCCTATATTCATAGACGCTGTTAAACGAATAAAACCAAAAGTTTTTATGTTTGAAAACGTGCGAAACCTCGCTTTTTCGCATAAAGATTATTTGGAATTGATTTTGACAGAATTAAGAAATCTTGGATATATAATTTCTTATAAGGTGATGAACGCGTCTAGATTTGGTGTACCGCAGAATCGTGAAAGACTTATTGTTGTTGGACACAAGTCGCAATTTATTTTCCCGAAAGAATTACAGAAATCAGTAACTGTTGGAGATGCTCTTGGAGACATTATGGAAATGGTGACTGATGAAAAGATGATCTTGACACCTCGGCAAGATGAATATATTGCCGCATACGAAAAAAAATCCCATTGTGTTCGTCCTCGGGATTTGCACCCCGAGTTGCCGTCAAGAACCGTTACCTGTCGAAATTTGGCTGGTGCCACAAGCGATATGCTTCGCGTGAAATTGAAAGATGGACGTCGCAAACGGATTTCAGTTCGTGAAGCCGCGAGACTACAGTCGTTCCCGGATTGGTTTGATTTTGCTGGCAATGAAAGTCGGCAGTTTTATCAAATAGGAAATGCAGTTCCTCCAATGTTGGCTCATCATATAGCCTTAGCAATAAAAGAGACTTACTATAAGCCTTGTAAATCGTTGTCGGAAATACAGTCGATTAATGAAGCTGAATGTTATTCTTATGATTTGTTTGCGAGGGTGGGAACATGA
- a CDS encoding BsuBI/PstI family type II restriction endonuclease: MIKKFTGEKSDKLQNLYQDMLVILECVGIPTEDLTDRAKEKMVGACLAVGNVRNELSEICCLPKENALKTRDIINFENENFGEHISSGSYDDIRRKDLLRLKEANVVLSSSSFDKQATNDPSRGYILNPHFVELVCHYGKKSWANALSEYQVQNDSLKEMLARKRNLEKIPIKLPNGITLSLSAGEHNDLQKAIVEQFLPLYGFGAEILYIGDTSDKYLFVEKEKLEQIHFFEIGHEELPDVIAYSSQKNLLYLIEAVHSAGPMSEIRVNKLKNALKDSGCTAHVVFFTAFLNKKTFRKWCEQIAWETEVWIAENPEHLIHFNGHKFLDLYK, encoded by the coding sequence ATGATAAAAAAGTTTACGGGTGAAAAATCTGATAAGCTGCAAAATCTTTACCAAGATATGCTCGTCATTTTGGAGTGTGTTGGAATTCCTACAGAAGATTTGACGGATAGGGCGAAAGAAAAAATGGTTGGGGCTTGCCTTGCTGTAGGAAATGTCAGAAATGAATTAAGTGAAATTTGTTGCTTGCCGAAAGAAAATGCATTGAAAACGCGTGATATCATTAATTTCGAAAACGAAAATTTTGGAGAACACATTTCTTCTGGTTCTTATGATGATATTCGCCGCAAGGATTTGTTGCGTCTAAAAGAAGCGAATGTAGTTTTGAGTTCTTCATCTTTTGATAAGCAGGCGACGAATGATCCTAGTCGTGGGTATATTTTGAATCCTCATTTTGTTGAGCTTGTTTGTCATTATGGAAAAAAATCTTGGGCTAACGCGTTGTCTGAATATCAGGTTCAAAATGACTCCTTGAAAGAGATGCTTGCTCGCAAGCGAAACCTTGAAAAAATACCCATAAAGTTGCCCAATGGTATAACATTGTCTCTTTCTGCCGGAGAACATAATGATTTGCAAAAAGCGATTGTAGAGCAGTTTTTGCCTTTATATGGTTTTGGTGCTGAAATTCTATATATTGGGGATACATCAGATAAATACCTTTTTGTTGAAAAAGAAAAATTGGAGCAAATTCATTTCTTTGAAATTGGACATGAGGAATTACCCGATGTAATTGCGTATAGTAGTCAAAAAAACTTATTGTATCTTATTGAGGCAGTACATAGTGCTGGTCCAATGAGCGAAATTCGAGTCAATAAGTTAAAAAATGCTTTGAAAGATAGCGGGTGTACTGCACACGTTGTTTTCTTTACGGCATTTCTCAACAAGAAAACGTTCCGCAAATGGTGTGAACAAATCGCTTGGGAAACAGAAGTTTGGATTGCTGAAAATCCAGAGCATTTAATTCATTTCAATGGACACAAATTCTTGGATTTGTATAAGTAA